One segment of Streptosporangium brasiliense DNA contains the following:
- a CDS encoding carbohydrate kinase family protein, translating to MTRTGLLVIGDVVTDVVALHGGPALAGLALGTDTDADIVLRPGGSGANTASWAAHLGADARFLTRVGFDTGEWHAAELRRVGVRPHLRVDSDRPTAVVIAMVDASGERSMLTNRGAGGHIGIDDWDESLLDGVRHLHLSGYTLFAEPGLQLSRLALSQAAQRGVTISVDPASTGPLRSFGPERFIQETLAAQLIIPNLDEALLLTGESSAERAAERLSLRYGAAAVKLGSQGALMAKNGKLTARVPGIATEVVDSTGAGDAFAAGLLTAMLRGADDETALDAGRRAGAEAVTAVGGRPRILASDLGTNQLYPLNTN from the coding sequence GTGACCCGAACAGGCCTGCTGGTCATCGGCGACGTGGTCACCGACGTCGTCGCACTCCACGGGGGGCCAGCCCTGGCCGGGCTGGCCCTCGGCACCGACACCGACGCCGACATCGTGCTGCGCCCGGGCGGCTCGGGGGCCAACACGGCCTCCTGGGCCGCCCATCTGGGCGCCGACGCCCGGTTCCTGACCCGGGTCGGCTTCGACACCGGCGAGTGGCACGCCGCCGAGCTGCGGCGTGTCGGGGTCCGGCCCCACCTTCGGGTGGACTCCGACCGCCCGACCGCGGTGGTGATCGCCATGGTCGACGCGAGCGGGGAGCGTTCCATGCTCACCAACCGGGGCGCGGGCGGGCACATCGGCATCGACGACTGGGACGAGAGCCTGCTCGACGGGGTGCGCCACCTGCACCTGTCCGGATACACGCTGTTCGCCGAACCGGGGCTGCAGCTGTCCCGGCTGGCGCTGTCCCAGGCCGCCCAGCGCGGCGTCACGATCAGTGTCGACCCGGCCTCGACCGGCCCGCTGCGCTCCTTCGGCCCCGAGCGGTTCATCCAGGAGACCCTGGCCGCCCAGCTGATCATCCCCAACCTGGACGAGGCGCTGCTGCTCACCGGTGAGAGCTCCGCCGAGCGGGCCGCCGAGCGGCTGAGCCTCCGGTACGGCGCGGCGGCCGTGAAGCTCGGTTCCCAGGGCGCGCTGATGGCGAAGAACGGAAAGTTGACCGCTCGGGTTCCCGGAATCGCCACGGAGGTGGTTGACTCGACCGGAGCGGGGGACGCGTTCGCCGCGGGCCTGTTGACCGCCATGCTGAGAGGGGCGGACGACGAGACCGCACTGGACGCGGGACGCCGGGCCGGAGCCGAGGCCGTTACAGCCGTAGGCGGCCGGCCCCGTATCCTCGCGTCTGATTTGGGTACGAACCAGCTTTACCCTCTTAACACCAATTGA
- a CDS encoding pseudouridine-5'-phosphate glycosidase: protein MRTTQQPIDSVLRPSPEVAEALAQGAPVVALESTIISHGLPQPRNLEVAVELEEIVREAGAVPATIAVLDGVAHVGLGPDELKRIATEPGLRKLGFRDLPAAVALRASGATTVSATSFLAARAGVRIFATGGLGGVHRGWTDSQDESADLDMLSRTRITVVCAGVKSILDVPATLQRLETRGVSVAGFRTDEFPGFYLHTSGEPVDWRIETPAEAAGIMRAQDALGGPETALIVANPVPRAEQLDPALHDRVLAEALAAADRQGVTGQAITPFLLEYLVRGTDGASLEANLAAVRGNARVAGQIAASWSRGN, encoded by the coding sequence ATGCGTACCACCCAGCAGCCCATCGACAGCGTGCTCCGTCCCTCCCCGGAGGTGGCCGAAGCACTGGCGCAGGGCGCCCCGGTCGTGGCACTCGAGTCCACGATCATCTCGCACGGCCTGCCCCAGCCCCGCAACCTGGAGGTCGCGGTGGAGCTGGAGGAGATCGTCCGCGAGGCGGGGGCCGTACCGGCCACGATCGCGGTGCTGGACGGCGTCGCCCACGTCGGCCTGGGGCCGGACGAGCTGAAGCGGATCGCCACCGAGCCGGGCCTGCGCAAGCTGGGCTTCCGTGACCTCCCCGCGGCCGTCGCGCTGCGGGCCAGCGGGGCGACCACGGTCTCCGCGACCTCGTTCCTGGCCGCCCGGGCGGGTGTCCGGATCTTCGCCACCGGCGGTCTCGGCGGCGTGCACCGCGGGTGGACCGACAGCCAGGACGAGTCCGCCGACCTCGACATGCTGAGCCGTACCCGCATCACCGTCGTCTGCGCGGGCGTGAAGTCGATCCTGGACGTCCCCGCCACCCTGCAGCGGCTGGAGACCCGGGGCGTCAGCGTCGCCGGGTTCCGCACCGACGAGTTCCCCGGCTTCTACCTGCACACCTCCGGCGAGCCGGTCGACTGGCGGATCGAGACCCCGGCCGAGGCCGCCGGCATCATGCGGGCCCAGGACGCCCTCGGCGGCCCGGAGACCGCGCTGATCGTGGCCAACCCGGTGCCGCGGGCCGAGCAGCTCGACCCCGCCCTGCACGACCGGGTCCTCGCCGAGGCCCTGGCCGCGGCCGACCGGCAGGGTGTCACCGGCCAGGCCATCACCCCGTTCCTCCTGGAATACCTGGTCCGGGGCACCGACGGCGCCTCGCTTGAGGCGAATCTGGCCGCCGTGCGGGGCAACGCCCGCGTCGCCGGGCAGATCGCGGCGTCGTGGAGCCGGGGAAACTGA
- a CDS encoding YeiH family protein, with product MGSAPAHRDPGPGPSPGGPPASGPRPVRRAAAGIGALLPGLGVTAVAVAASVSLSRALPGVSAAVVAVACGVVLTNLGGLRPSFRPGLRFAARRLLRVAIVLLGLQIALPEVLALGWRALMVIAAATGGTFLATRWIGGRIGVSPRRSLLIATGVSVCGAAAVAAMHEVADSDDDDVASALSVVVLYGSAMIVVLPLLARLLGLTTYQFGIWAGASVHEVAQVAAIGAAAGAGVLASAVVVKLARVVLLAPIVGLTSLALRRGAAARPAGEPENGTAEAGAAGTARGAGGAAGDGARDRAGAAGTGAEAAPGGPARAGRRPPVIPLFVAGFLAMVIARSTGVVPAGVTRTLPEVTGVLLAAALFGLGTGVNLRELARGGRSLLLGGMATAVIGVISLLGVVIIG from the coding sequence GTGGGGAGCGCACCCGCCCACCGGGATCCGGGCCCGGGCCCCTCCCCCGGCGGCCCACCGGCCTCCGGCCCCCGGCCGGTACGGCGGGCGGCGGCCGGGATCGGCGCCCTCCTGCCCGGCCTGGGCGTGACGGCCGTCGCGGTGGCCGCCTCGGTGTCCCTGAGCCGGGCCCTCCCCGGGGTGAGCGCCGCGGTCGTCGCGGTGGCCTGCGGGGTCGTGCTCACCAACCTCGGGGGGCTGCGCCCGTCGTTCCGCCCCGGGCTGCGGTTCGCCGCCCGCCGGCTGCTCCGCGTGGCGATCGTGCTGCTCGGGCTGCAGATCGCCCTGCCGGAGGTGCTCGCCCTCGGCTGGCGGGCGCTCATGGTGATCGCCGCCGCCACCGGCGGCACGTTCCTCGCCACCCGGTGGATCGGAGGACGGATCGGGGTGAGCCCGCGCAGGTCGCTGCTCATCGCGACCGGGGTCTCCGTGTGCGGGGCCGCGGCCGTGGCCGCCATGCACGAGGTCGCCGACAGTGACGACGACGACGTGGCGAGCGCGCTCAGCGTGGTGGTCCTGTACGGCAGCGCCATGATCGTCGTGCTGCCGCTGCTCGCGCGGCTGCTCGGCCTGACGACGTACCAGTTCGGCATCTGGGCCGGCGCGTCGGTCCACGAGGTCGCCCAGGTGGCGGCCATCGGCGCGGCGGCCGGGGCGGGGGTGCTGGCCAGCGCGGTGGTGGTCAAGCTGGCCCGGGTCGTGCTGCTGGCCCCGATCGTGGGGCTGACCTCCCTGGCCCTGCGCCGCGGCGCGGCGGCCCGCCCCGCCGGGGAGCCGGAGAACGGGACGGCGGAGGCCGGCGCGGCGGGCACGGCGCGGGGCGCGGGCGGCGCCGCCGGGGACGGCGCGCGGGACCGGGCGGGTGCGGCGGGTACGGGCGCGGAGGCCGCGCCGGGGGGTCCGGCGCGGGCGGGGCGGCGTCCGCCGGTGATCCCCCTGTTCGTGGCGGGGTTCCTGGCGATGGTGATCGCGCGGAGCACGGGCGTGGTGCCCGCCGGAGTAACCCGGACGCTACCGGAGGTGACAGGAGTGTTACTCGCGGCGGCACTCTTCGGGCTGGGGACAGGCGTCAATCTCAGGGAGCTGGCACGCGGCGGGCGATCCCTGCTGCTGGGCGGGATGGCCACGGCGGTCATCGGCGTGATCTCACTGCTCGGCGTGGTCATCATCGGCTGA
- a CDS encoding LysR family transcriptional regulator, which translates to MSELPDLGSLRLLVDVDRLGSLGQAARAAGIAQPSASKRIALLERRLGLPLLERTPRGSTLTPQGVMVTAWAAQVLAAAEELMRGAEAVRHGRAAHLHIAASMTVAEYLLPRWLGELQNREPQVQVGLDVQNSAEVARLVSGGIELGFVEGPSVPPGLASRVVATDRLVVVVAPGHPWTRRRTALLAAELAATPLVVRERGSGTRETLDLALAGHAAAVPRLELGSNAAVKGAAREGAAPAVLSGYAVEAELATGRLAEVATRGIDLERRLRAVWRRGRTPTGPAATLLKITLSAARAAESTARPAP; encoded by the coding sequence ATGAGCGAGTTGCCCGATCTCGGGTCCCTGCGGCTGCTCGTCGACGTCGACCGCCTGGGCAGTCTGGGCCAGGCGGCCCGGGCGGCGGGGATCGCCCAGCCGTCGGCGAGCAAGCGGATCGCGCTGCTGGAGCGCCGTCTCGGGCTGCCCCTGCTGGAGCGGACCCCGCGCGGCTCCACCCTCACCCCGCAGGGCGTGATGGTCACGGCCTGGGCGGCGCAGGTGCTGGCGGCCGCCGAGGAGCTGATGCGCGGCGCCGAGGCCGTACGGCACGGCCGGGCGGCCCACCTGCACATCGCGGCCAGCATGACCGTGGCCGAATACCTGCTGCCGCGCTGGCTGGGGGAGCTGCAGAACCGCGAGCCCCAGGTCCAGGTGGGGCTGGACGTGCAGAACTCCGCCGAGGTGGCCAGGCTCGTCAGCGGGGGGATCGAGCTCGGCTTCGTCGAGGGGCCCTCGGTCCCGCCGGGGCTCGCCTCCCGGGTGGTGGCCACCGACCGGCTCGTCGTGGTGGTCGCCCCCGGCCATCCCTGGACGCGCCGCCGGACCGCGCTGCTGGCCGCCGAGCTCGCCGCCACCCCGCTGGTCGTCCGCGAGCGCGGCTCCGGCACCCGCGAGACCCTGGACCTCGCGCTGGCCGGCCACGCCGCCGCCGTGCCCCGGCTGGAGCTCGGCTCCAACGCCGCCGTCAAGGGCGCCGCCCGCGAGGGCGCCGCCCCGGCCGTGCTCAGCGGCTACGCCGTCGAGGCCGAGCTGGCCACCGGCCGGCTGGCGGAGGTGGCCACCCGCGGCATCGACCTCGAACGCCGCCTGCGCGCGGTCTGGCGGCGGGGCCGCACCCCCACCGGGCCCGCCGCGACCCTCCTGAAGATCACGCTGTCCGCGGCCCGGGCCGCGGAGTCCACGGCCCGGCCGGCGCCGTAG
- a CDS encoding phytoene desaturase family protein, with protein MFRSRYDVVIAGGGHNGLVAAAYLARAGRRVLVLERLDHVGGLAVSAQAFPGVDARLSRYSYLVSLLPAKIVSDLGIGVELRRRRYASYTPAGDTGLLVDGGDAGRTAASFARVTGGTAELEAWRRFYAMTAEVAGRVAPTLLEPLMDRAAMRDLVGPQAWRDLFERPIGEVVDERFADDIVRGVVLTDALIGTFTDPHGPDLLANRCLLYHVIGDGTGDWNVPVGGMGAVSGALAGAARAAGAEILTGAEVVAVDPAGEVTFRDAGGEHTVRGGRILANVPPAVLARLLGTADGPAPEGAQLKVNMVLSRLPRLKDADVDPAAAFSGTFHINEGRDQLARAYAQAAAGRIPELPPAEVYCHSLTDPSILGPGLRAAGAQTMTLFGLHMPARLFRADPAGAREAALRATIASIDRVLAEPIEDCLLRAPDGTPCLEVKTPVDLENEAGLPGGHIFHRDLSWPYGEPGRWGVETGSERVLLCGAGARRGGGVSGIPGHNAAMALLA; from the coding sequence GTGTTCCGTTCTCGCTATGACGTCGTGATCGCCGGAGGCGGCCACAACGGCCTGGTCGCCGCCGCCTACCTCGCCCGGGCCGGCCGCAGGGTCCTCGTCCTGGAACGCCTCGACCACGTCGGCGGCCTCGCCGTGTCGGCGCAGGCGTTCCCCGGGGTCGACGCCCGGCTCTCGCGCTACTCCTACCTGGTCAGCCTGCTGCCCGCCAAGATCGTGTCCGACCTCGGGATCGGTGTCGAGCTGCGCCGCCGCCGCTACGCCTCCTACACGCCCGCCGGGGACACCGGCCTGCTGGTGGACGGCGGCGACGCCGGCCGCACCGCCGCCTCCTTCGCCCGGGTCACCGGCGGCACGGCCGAGCTGGAGGCGTGGCGGCGCTTCTACGCGATGACCGCCGAGGTGGCCGGGCGGGTCGCGCCGACCCTGCTGGAACCCCTCATGGACCGCGCGGCGATGCGGGACCTCGTCGGCCCGCAGGCGTGGCGGGACCTGTTCGAGCGGCCGATCGGCGAGGTCGTGGACGAGCGGTTCGCCGACGACATCGTGCGCGGCGTGGTGCTCACCGACGCCCTGATCGGCACCTTCACCGACCCCCACGGTCCGGACCTGCTGGCCAACCGCTGCCTGCTCTACCACGTGATCGGGGACGGGACCGGCGACTGGAACGTCCCGGTCGGCGGCATGGGCGCGGTCTCCGGCGCCCTGGCCGGCGCCGCCCGCGCCGCCGGGGCCGAGATCCTGACCGGGGCCGAGGTCGTCGCCGTCGACCCGGCGGGCGAGGTCACCTTCCGCGACGCGGGCGGCGAGCACACGGTCCGGGGCGGGCGGATCCTGGCCAACGTGCCGCCCGCGGTGCTCGCCCGCCTGCTGGGCACGGCCGACGGGCCCGCGCCCGAGGGCGCCCAGCTCAAGGTCAACATGGTGCTGTCCAGGCTGCCCCGGCTCAAGGACGCCGACGTGGACCCCGCGGCGGCCTTCAGCGGCACCTTCCACATCAACGAGGGCCGCGACCAGCTCGCCCGCGCCTACGCGCAGGCGGCGGCCGGGCGGATCCCGGAGCTGCCCCCGGCCGAGGTCTACTGCCACTCGCTCACCGACCCGTCCATCCTCGGCCCCGGTCTGCGGGCCGCCGGGGCCCAGACGATGACCCTGTTCGGCCTCCACATGCCCGCCCGGCTGTTCCGCGCGGACCCGGCCGGGGCGCGCGAGGCCGCGCTGCGGGCCACGATCGCCTCGATCGACCGGGTGCTCGCCGAGCCGATCGAGGACTGCCTGCTGCGCGCCCCCGACGGAACGCCCTGCCTGGAGGTCAAGACCCCGGTCGACCTGGAGAACGAGGCGGGCCTGCCCGGCGGCCACATCTTCCACCGCGACCTGTCCTGGCCCTACGGTGAGCCGGGCCGGTGGGGCGTGGAGACCGGTTCCGAGCGTGTCCTGCTCTGCGGCGCGGGCGCCCGGCGCGGTGGCGGCGTCAGCGGCATCCCCGGCCACAACGCCGCCATGGCCCTACTGGCCTGA
- a CDS encoding TetR/AcrR family transcriptional regulator, whose amino-acid sequence MSARRSDTRERIQQVALELFAERGYEKTSLREVAERLEITRPALYYHFKAKEEILSSVIEDLNASIGELVEWAAAQPHTREAREEILGRIAALLNDQWRPLIRFAQVNQAAMAELPAGAQMQERILTMVSVLSSPEDGAVEQFEARLAVIALILGSVPLMGGPELTEEERAATAMTVATRLISGLRGSGQ is encoded by the coding sequence ATGAGTGCCCGGCGTAGCGACACCAGGGAACGGATCCAGCAGGTCGCGCTGGAGCTGTTCGCCGAGCGGGGATACGAGAAGACCTCACTGCGGGAGGTGGCGGAGCGGCTGGAGATCACCAGACCGGCGCTCTACTACCACTTCAAGGCCAAGGAGGAGATCCTCTCCAGCGTCATCGAGGACCTGAACGCCTCGATCGGCGAGCTCGTCGAGTGGGCCGCCGCCCAGCCGCACACCCGGGAGGCCCGCGAGGAGATCCTGGGCAGGATCGCGGCGCTGCTGAACGACCAGTGGCGGCCGCTCATCCGTTTCGCCCAGGTCAACCAGGCCGCGATGGCCGAGCTGCCGGCCGGGGCGCAGATGCAGGAACGCATACTGACGATGGTGTCGGTGCTGAGCTCGCCCGAGGACGGGGCCGTCGAGCAGTTCGAGGCCCGGCTCGCGGTGATCGCGCTCATCCTGGGCAGCGTCCCGCTCATGGGCGGGCCCGAGCTGACCGAGGAGGAGCGGGCCGCGACGGCGATGACCGTGGCGACCCGGCTGATCTCAGGCCTGCGGGGCTCAGGCCAGTAG
- a CDS encoding cytochrome P450: MAQSFPATRSCPFAPPPEYEGLREEAPLVRADLPGSRVWLVTRHAEAQQVLSDPRISTDPATPGHPMAALSPAPVSEEERRARARFQQGQFIDMDPPLHGVYRRMLIPEFSVRRIREMRPVIQEIVDRLLDDMLKQGTSADLVETFGLAVPSMVICRLLGVPYADRDFFQSRTRRMVGAAPEAPQDSMHAAMEIWDYLDGLIAAAEREPGDNLVGRLVTARRESGELSHDALVGMTFLLLVAGHETTANMIPLGVLSLLRHPGQLAGLCADPGGWPLAVEELLRFHSIVDWIAFDRVATEDLEIGGQAVRAGEGIFVLGASANRDPRAFERPDELDLRRGARNHVAFGYGVHQCLGQNLARAELEIAYRTLFERIPGLRVVGDVEELPFKYGGPIFGLHALPVAW, from the coding sequence ATGGCTCAGAGCTTTCCCGCAACGCGCAGCTGCCCGTTCGCGCCCCCACCGGAGTACGAAGGGCTCCGCGAGGAAGCGCCGCTGGTCCGGGCGGATCTCCCCGGCAGCCGGGTCTGGCTGGTCACCCGGCACGCCGAGGCGCAGCAGGTGCTGTCCGACCCCAGGATCAGCACCGACCCCGCCACCCCTGGCCATCCGATGGCCGCGCTGTCGCCCGCGCCCGTCTCCGAGGAGGAACGGCGGGCGCGGGCGAGGTTCCAGCAGGGCCAGTTCATCGACATGGACCCGCCCCTGCACGGCGTCTACCGGCGGATGCTCATCCCCGAGTTCAGCGTCCGGCGGATCAGGGAGATGCGCCCGGTCATCCAGGAGATCGTCGACCGGCTCCTCGACGACATGCTCAAGCAGGGCACCTCCGCCGATCTCGTCGAGACGTTCGGGCTGGCCGTGCCGTCGATGGTGATCTGCCGGCTGCTCGGCGTGCCGTACGCCGACCGCGACTTCTTCCAGTCCAGGACCCGCAGGATGGTCGGCGCCGCCCCGGAGGCCCCGCAGGACTCCATGCACGCGGCCATGGAGATCTGGGACTACCTCGACGGCCTGATCGCCGCGGCCGAACGCGAGCCCGGCGACAACCTCGTCGGGCGGCTGGTGACCGCCCGGCGGGAGAGCGGCGAGCTCTCCCACGACGCCCTGGTCGGCATGACGTTCCTGCTGCTGGTGGCCGGGCACGAGACCACCGCGAACATGATCCCGCTGGGCGTCCTGTCGCTGCTGCGCCACCCCGGGCAGCTCGCCGGGCTGTGCGCCGACCCCGGCGGCTGGCCGCTCGCGGTGGAGGAGCTGCTGCGCTTCCACTCGATCGTGGACTGGATCGCCTTCGACCGGGTCGCGACCGAGGACCTGGAGATCGGCGGCCAGGCCGTACGGGCGGGGGAGGGCATCTTCGTGCTCGGCGCCTCGGCCAACCGCGACCCGCGGGCCTTCGAGCGCCCCGACGAGCTCGACCTGCGGCGTGGCGCCCGCAACCACGTGGCGTTCGGGTACGGCGTGCACCAGTGCCTGGGCCAGAACCTGGCCCGTGCCGAGCTGGAGATCGCGTATCGGACGCTCTTCGAGCGGATCCCCGGCCTGCGCGTCGTGGGGGACGTCGAGGAGCTGCCGTTCAAGTACGGCGGCCCGATCTTCGGCCTGCACGCGCTCCCGGTGGCCTGGTGA
- a CDS encoding response regulator transcription factor encodes MGDGEAARVLVVDDEPALREALQSSLEYEGYRAGLACDGQAALEILEREPYDLVLLDVMMPRLDGLTACRRLRASGNHVPVLMLTARDAVGDRVSGLDAGADDYLVKPFELDELLARVRALLRRGALSAPAAAGDDGVLAHGDLRMDTASREVTRAGERLELTRTEYLLLELFMVHPRQVLTREQILSEVWGFDFEPSSNSLDVYVMYLRRKTETAGRPRLIHTVRGVGYVLRTSP; translated from the coding sequence ATGGGTGACGGTGAGGCGGCACGCGTGCTGGTCGTGGACGACGAGCCCGCGCTCAGGGAGGCGCTGCAGAGCAGCCTTGAGTACGAGGGATACCGGGCCGGCCTGGCCTGCGACGGGCAGGCCGCGCTGGAGATCCTGGAGCGTGAGCCGTACGACCTGGTCCTGCTCGACGTGATGATGCCCCGTCTCGACGGGCTGACCGCCTGCCGCAGGCTCCGGGCCTCCGGCAACCACGTGCCGGTGCTCATGCTCACCGCCCGTGACGCCGTGGGCGACCGGGTGTCGGGGCTGGACGCGGGGGCCGACGACTACCTGGTCAAGCCGTTCGAGCTGGACGAGCTGCTGGCCCGGGTCAGGGCGCTGCTGCGGCGCGGCGCCCTGTCCGCGCCCGCCGCCGCCGGCGACGACGGCGTGCTGGCCCACGGCGACCTGCGGATGGACACCGCCAGCCGTGAGGTCACCCGCGCGGGCGAGCGGCTGGAGCTGACCCGGACCGAGTATCTCCTGCTGGAGCTGTTCATGGTCCACCCCCGCCAGGTGCTCACCCGCGAGCAGATCCTCAGCGAGGTGTGGGGCTTCGACTTCGAGCCGTCCTCCAACTCCCTCGACGTCTATGTCATGTACCTGCGCCGCAAGACCGAGACCGCCGGGCGTCCCCGGCTGATCCACACCGTCCGGGGCGTCGGCTACGTGCTGCGGACCTCCCCGTGA